One Megalopta genalis isolate 19385.01 chromosome 5, iyMegGena1_principal, whole genome shotgun sequence DNA window includes the following coding sequences:
- the LOC117227536 gene encoding uncharacterized protein LOC117227536, which translates to MEFIINRLKALVVLLLGIFRRAMCCLRRRRRSSCDSIPLSAVGVVPSTTNNTAESEQWDQWEENPVVVVPDKPVNTIQAKIEQYRQQASKPTDEPEEQQANFFEDMTPRITRQTKILVKDKKSETVSWNSSKFAIINDPILSNELEEWEDNTVGWEEETSKEFGDPIKTLREQKRQEREQRLFEQQQKRLERNSRPQPLGAKLTS; encoded by the exons ATGGAGTTTATAATAAATCGACTAAAAGCTCTTGTAGTACTTCTCCTGGGAATATTCAGACGAGCCATGTGTTGTCTTCGACGTCGACGTAGATCATCCTGCGATTCAATCCCGTTGTCAGCGGTCGGTGTGGTTCCAAGTACTACAAACAACACAGCA GAATCAGAGCAGTGGGATCAATGGGAGGAAAATCCCGTTGTTGTTGTGCCAGACAAACCAGTGAATACGATACAAGCTAAAATCGAGCAATATAGACAGCAAGCATCTAAGCCGACCGACGAGCCAGAAGAGCAACAAGCGAATTTCTTCGAG GACATGACGCCGAGGATTACCAGACAAACTAAAATTTTAGTAAAAGATAAGAAGTCAGAAACTGTTTCATGGAATTCTTCGAAGTTTGCCATAATTAATGATCCTATATTATCT AACGAACTCGAAGAATGGGAAGACAATACCGTTGGCTGGGAGGAAGAAACATCGAAGGAGTTTGGAGATCCTATAAAAACATTGAGAGAACAGAAGAGGCAGGAACGAGAACAGAGACTGTTCGAGCAACAACAAAAGAGACTCGAACGTAATTCCAGACCACAGCCATTAGGAGCAAAACTAACATCTTGA
- the LOC117227526 gene encoding apoptosis regulatory protein Siva has translation MPKRACPFEEDLSPQLKIHVEEKHVNNGICQEERMKSVYGRTMDLLKEGVKSLSRRLNSSMDMNSMDIHSPKVPSPRKNKQGHNSKQMVLNSKLELLGTDKAIKDVQPKYDLCGCTRVIEQNTRNKCSYCDQVLCNSCLFECISCSELFCQNCSLPVYDHEEKNKCLNCYK, from the exons ATGCCGAAACGTGCGTGTCCATTTGAAGAAGATTTATCACCACAGTTAAAGATACACGTAGAAGAAAAACATGTCAATAATGGCATTTGCCaagaggaacgaatgaagagCGTTTACG GTAGAACAATGGATTTATTGAAAGAAGGTGTTAAATCGTTATCTCGTAGACTAAATTCATCTATGGACATGAATTCGATGGATATTCATTCACCGAAAGTACCATCTCCTCGTAAAAATAAACAAGGACataattcgaagcaaatggtactAAACAGTAAATTAGAATTATTAGGAACGGATAAAGCTATAAAG gaTGTTCAACCGAAGTATGACCTTTGCGGATGTACTCGTGTTATAGAACAAAATACACGTAATAAATGTTCTTACTGTGATCAAGTTTTATGTAATTCATGCTTGTTCGAGTGCATCAGTTGTTCAGAACTATTTTGTCAAAATTGTTCTTTGCCAGT gtATGATCATGAAGAGAAGAACAAGTGCCTtaattgttataaataa